Within Bacillus sp. Marseille-Q1617, the genomic segment TAGGTTATTTCTAAAAAATGCCACTGCTTGGGGAGAGCGTAATTGAAACCTGATTCTTTTAGTATTGCTATTAAAGAAATCGGCTGGAGTGGGAACCGATATCCTCTTTATGATGAATTCTGGCTCGATGACGCATCCCTGAAGAAACTTACCCGGAAGATGAAGATTCACATGAGCTGAGGAACCTATGAAGAAAAGATAATCGAAGGCCCGTCCCAACGTGCACTAACGCATTAACGCACGCCGGGACGGGCCTTCGAACTTGATCGAATCCCTACACTTCCGGCCGCACCCACAGTTTCGAAAAGTCTACATACCCGAAATGTTTAAACTCGATATTCATGATATCCGTAGAGAACGGGATGTACTTTTTCTCGTAATAAAGGGGGATCATGATCGATTCTTCGATGAGCCTTTTCTCGATTTTAATATTCAGCGCAGTCCATTCCTTGAATGGTGTATGAAGGTATTCCTGCAATTGACTCTTCCATTTTTCATCTTTTGCGAATAGATGAAAGAGAGGGGAAAAGCCGTTTTTCAAAAAGTGATAGAAGGAAAAGTCCTGGTTGGATTCAAAGATTTCCCCGTGGACGAAAAGGTCGACGTTCAGTGTCTCAGGCTGCTTGGTCAATGTGTCGGCAAAGGAAAACCACTGGAGCTCGACCGGGATTTTTTCTTTTTTAAGTATATCAACGAGCCACTGCGTCGTCTTGGCGGTGTGATTGGCACCCCGAATCACAATCGGTTCTATAAACGAGGGGCGTTCTGGCTCAAGGATCGTTATATGATGATCGTGACCTGCCAGGATGCTTTTGTCATTCGGTGTCATCCGCGGGTCGCAGTCCTTAAGCTTGTGACGGTTCTTTGCAATGACCCAATGAAGATATTCGCGGATCTCTTTCCTCTGAATCGCAGAGTCCCGGTACGGGCCGGCATTCATGATCACAACTCCGAACCCGGAGTCACTCTCCACTTCAACCGACAAAGAATCACTACGTTCGATGTGAGAATGATAGATTCCCTTAAAGTCCTGCGGTACCTGGACAAACTCGACGGCATCGAGGAGCGGCCTCTCTTGAAAGTGCTCCTTGAAGGCAGCGAGAGTCGTCTTTGAATCACTGTTTTCCTCGAGGAAAAAGCATCCGGTGCCAAGCACCCGATCCTTGTTTTCCTTGTAAATGCTGGCACACATCATACTGAGCATCGGCAGCATATAACTGCAGCCCCCGGGGTGGACGATGTCGATGATGAGGGGGGCTTTTACCTCGATGGTTTCAACGGGTGCCCATAAATCCTGGTAATGCGGATACGTCCGAAGTTTTTCGAGACAGTACACGACATCTTTTGCCGTCAACACGGAGCCGTCATGAAATGTGATATCCTTTTTTAAATAGATCCGCAGTTTAGTAGATGAAACATCCCAGCTGTGTGCGAGTTCCGGCACGATATTTCCGTCTTCTGTAAGGGAAACGAGCCGGTTAAATACGTTCGCCACCAAGTGGGCGCTGAGGACGTCCGCAGCCTCCAGCGGATGGATGGAGAAAAAGGGATATCGTTTCGGCACAATCAGCTTATCCTCCGATTCCTGTACAAACCCGAGCTTCGTTTGGAATTTGTTCATCAGCCTCATCTTGCTGTCCGTCGACCAGCTGTACATCAAATACTTGCTGATCCGTTCAACAGGTTCCTCATCGATGAGCTTCACGACCTCTTCTTCATACACTTCCTCGACATCCTTCTTCCATTGAAGCGTCGATACATTCCCGCGTCCGCGGCCGGGGGTAAAGGCAATCCAGCCTTCTTCATTCCATTTTTTCAAATAGCGGGTCGTCTGCTTATGGCTTAATTGAAGGGTTTCAGAGATTTCTTCCACCCGGATGCTGCCAGATGGATAGTACCTCCAAAGAGTGAGTAATTTATTCTCCATTGTGCCTTTCCTCCTAAAAGGGGACATTGTTTTGTAAAGTGTCTATTTTTAAAATAATCCGTCTAGTTTACTATACAGTAAATAGAGGAGGAGGAACAACATGAAGTGGAAGGAATTACCTCAAAATATAAAAGTACGGATGATCACATCATTCTTTAACCGCGCTGTTTCATCCGCCGTTATGCCGTTCATGGCGCTGTTCTTTGCACAGGAAATGAATAAGGTCTGGGCAGGTGTGTTCCTGATCAACACCGTGGTGATCGGTTTTTTCATCAACCTGGTGGGAGGATACATATCCGACCGCTTTCCGAGGAAGAAGGTACTGCTGACAACGTCTTGGCTGAACGCTTTATTTTTTCTCATCATGACCGTCAGCTTATTTCCTCAGGAAAAATGGATCCTGCTGTTCGCTGCAGCATATATCGGATTCATCATCACGAGCAGCCTCGGCCGTCCGGCGATGCATGCGATCATTATCGATTCGACGACGCCGGAGAATCGGAAAGCCGTCTACGCGCTGGATTACTGGCTCGTCAATCTGTCGATGGCGATTGGTGCGGCCCTCGGTGGACTCTTGTATCTGAACCATAAGACAGAACTCTTTATGATGCTGACCTTCACATCGACAATCATCCCGATCGCTTATGGCATCTGGCTGCAGGACAAGTTCAAGGACCAGCTGAAGAAACAGCACGACAATGTGTTCATCGACCTCGTCAACAATTACCGGATTGCTTTCCGTGATGCAGCTTTTGTAAAAGTGGTCGCGGGATCCACATTCATTTTTGCAGCGGAATTCTCCCTGAACAGCTATATCGGGATCCGGCTTGCGGAAACATTCAAGTCGGTGAACATCGGGAGCTTCGAAATCGCCGGGGTACGGATGCTGAGTATCCTGAATATTGAGAACATGCTTCTCGTCGTATGCTTCACATTCATCATCAACCGCTACACAGACCGACTGAATAAAAAGAACGCGCTCTTGATCGGACTCATCCTGTATGGCATCGGGTATGTGACCGTCACATCCGCCAACACATGGTACATCCTGATTGCGTTCAACCTGATTGCGACACTGGGGGAACTCGTCTACTCCCCGATCCGCAACGCCGAACAGGCCAATATGATCCCTGCAGATAAACGGGGATCCTACTCCGCCTTCTCGAATTTATCCTTCAGCGGAGCGGACCTCGTCGCACGATCTACCATCATCATCGGTGCCTTCCTGATGCCGACGATGATGAGCGTCTACATTGGTTTTATCGTCATGCTTGGCACGGTTCTTGTGTATACTGGTTTGTTTGCACGAAACTTTACAACGGGCAAGGTAGTGGACGGCATCAGTGCAAGTGGGGGGAAATGAACGGATAGGAGGGACAAGAGAAGCTGTGCCAGCGACAGACGCAGTTTTTAGCAGTACGGGGACGGTTCTCTTCCAAAGGAAGACAAAGAACCTCCCCAATGCTGCCGTTTTCATGCTTTCAAGGTCATTTAATAATGGTTGATCCATGCAGCAGTTCAGGCTTTGCGCCCAGAATCAACAAGAATAATTTTGAATCACTGATGTTGTGATGCTTTTTCATAAGTCTTTTCAATTGGGCGATATTTGGATCTTCCTTCAGTTTTCCAACTTCCAGTCTGTAGAGAGTAAGAATGGATCCCCGCACGAATTGTGGCTGGTAATCCGGCAGCTCTTTATCTCTCAATAAAGAACCCATATATCCGTATTTTAATTGCAGTTGTCTCGTAAGGCTTGTGACATGCACAACCTGTTCATGCAATTGGGGAAATTGCTGCTTTAACGATTCCACATCTTTTTTTGCCTCATACAGTTGGTTCATACTGGCCAACATACTGGTCATGATGCTTCTCCTCCCATATTCCAAGGTTTCTCAAGCTTGATGATTTCCGTCAGGGTCTTACTGTGTTTTCGGCGGATTCGCCTGTTTTCTGCGCGTTCTTTCCCTGATTCAAAGAGGAATTTCTCTTCTTCGGTTTCGGGCAGTATTTCCGGAACTTTGATCGGTTTCTTATTCTCATCCAGTGCAACAAAGGTGAGAAAAGCGGTGGCCGCCATTCTTCGTTCCCCGGTGATCATATCTTCGGCGATTACTTTACAGAAGATTTCCATCGATTTATGGCCGACGTATGATACAAACGATTCGACACATACGGAATCTGTCTGATGAATCGGATATAGGAAGTCAATGGAATCGGTGGATGCTGTCACGCATTCCTTCACCCGGGCATGGCGCCTTGCTGATAACGTAGCATTGTTATCCAGCTTCTTCATCAATACCCCCCCAAACAATGTATTGTAATTATTCAAATCATTGATCATGACCTGATCTGTATTAACGACCAGGCTTTCTCTGGGATGCTTCGTTTCTTGCATGAACATTCCATTCCTTTCTGTAATAAATGGTTTCTCAAACGTTTGATATACAAAGTGTAAGTGCGTATGTAAGATAAGTGAAATGAATGTTCTGTATCCTTTTCATAGAGAGTATCTATGGAACTGCTTTCATCCAAATGGAAACAGCATGTGATTTTACAAAATCAGCTGAAGAATATTTGAAAACTGGGACAAATGCAGCAAAAAAGCACCTCAATCAGAGATGCTTCCCATTAACCGTTCCTGTGTAAACTTGAGCCATTCCTTTGTGGCATATGATAAATACTGATTTTTTCTCCAGATGATTGCAAGGTCCCACTCGATGACAGGCTTGACCACCTTGATAGCGACCAGGTCTTCTTTTAACAACTTATAAACACTTGCAGGCAAAATTGAAACCCCCAGTTCAGCCTTGATCATCTTTCCAATAAAATCCCATTGCGAACTTTCGGAAACGACTTTCGGAATGAAACCGGCTTCCTTGCATGCCCCCCTGATTCGATCATGTAAAGCAAAGTCCTTATTAAATAGAATGAGCAGCTCATTCTCCAATTCTTTTAACTTGATCTGCTTACGTGCCGAAAATCTATGCGTTTTCGGCACCACTGCGAGGAGCTCTTCCTTCATGAACGAAAAATGATGAAAATTCTCCTCGGGCGTCGGCGGCACCGCGATCCCGACATCAAGATGATCACCCAAAATATCTTCTTCGATCCTTTTTGTCCCATTTTCAATCAGCTGGAATGTGATGTGCGGGTACAACTGATGAAATTCACCCAAGACACTGATGAATTGCCCGGCATCCATAATCGGAGGGAGCCCGATGC encodes:
- a CDS encoding ABC transporter substrate-binding protein, translating into MENKLLTLWRYYPSGSIRVEEISETLQLSHKQTTRYLKKWNEEGWIAFTPGRGRGNVSTLQWKKDVEEVYEEEVVKLIDEEPVERISKYLMYSWSTDSKMRLMNKFQTKLGFVQESEDKLIVPKRYPFFSIHPLEAADVLSAHLVANVFNRLVSLTEDGNIVPELAHSWDVSSTKLRIYLKKDITFHDGSVLTAKDVVYCLEKLRTYPHYQDLWAPVETIEVKAPLIIDIVHPGGCSYMLPMLSMMCASIYKENKDRVLGTGCFFLEENSDSKTTLAAFKEHFQERPLLDAVEFVQVPQDFKGIYHSHIERSDSLSVEVESDSGFGVVIMNAGPYRDSAIQRKEIREYLHWVIAKNRHKLKDCDPRMTPNDKSILAGHDHHITILEPERPSFIEPIVIRGANHTAKTTQWLVDILKKEKIPVELQWFSFADTLTKQPETLNVDLFVHGEIFESNQDFSFYHFLKNGFSPLFHLFAKDEKWKSQLQEYLHTPFKEWTALNIKIEKRLIEESIMIPLYYEKKYIPFSTDIMNIEFKHFGYVDFSKLWVRPEV
- a CDS encoding MFS transporter, which gives rise to MKWKELPQNIKVRMITSFFNRAVSSAVMPFMALFFAQEMNKVWAGVFLINTVVIGFFINLVGGYISDRFPRKKVLLTTSWLNALFFLIMTVSLFPQEKWILLFAAAYIGFIITSSLGRPAMHAIIIDSTTPENRKAVYALDYWLVNLSMAIGAALGGLLYLNHKTELFMMLTFTSTIIPIAYGIWLQDKFKDQLKKQHDNVFIDLVNNYRIAFRDAAFVKVVAGSTFIFAAEFSLNSYIGIRLAETFKSVNIGSFEIAGVRMLSILNIENMLLVVCFTFIINRYTDRLNKKNALLIGLILYGIGYVTVTSANTWYILIAFNLIATLGELVYSPIRNAEQANMIPADKRGSYSAFSNLSFSGADLVARSTIIIGAFLMPTMMSVYIGFIVMLGTVLVYTGLFARNFTTGKVVDGISASGGK
- a CDS encoding acyl-CoA thioesterase, whose translation is MQETKHPRESLVVNTDQVMINDLNNYNTLFGGVLMKKLDNNATLSARRHARVKECVTASTDSIDFLYPIHQTDSVCVESFVSYVGHKSMEIFCKVIAEDMITGERRMAATAFLTFVALDENKKPIKVPEILPETEEEKFLFESGKERAENRRIRRKHSKTLTEIIKLEKPWNMGGEAS
- a CDS encoding cidABC operon transcriptional activator CidR; protein product: MDIRHLKYFIEVVRFKSFTRAADHLFVTQPTISKMIRNLEDELGVELFDRSRRQLVLTDAGHAILKQAQTIDKAFENVQQELDDLIGLQRGHIRIGLPPIMDAGQFISVLGEFHQLYPHITFQLIENGTKRIEEDILGDHLDVGIAVPPTPEENFHHFSFMKEELLAVVPKTHRFSARKQIKLKELENELLILFNKDFALHDRIRGACKEAGFIPKVVSESSQWDFIGKMIKAELGVSILPASVYKLLKEDLVAIKVVKPVIEWDLAIIWRKNQYLSYATKEWLKFTQERLMGSISD